One Syntrophorhabdaceae bacterium DNA window includes the following coding sequences:
- the rsgA gene encoding ribosome small subunit-dependent GTPase A, translating into MKLSDLGFDQWFEAHISEFLPEEGGIARISAVDRGSYLIRNESSEVPAEIAGKLSYQIENPVELPCVGDWVTVQYHNDGTAAIIRRVFPRKTFLRRKTAGENVDFQMIAANIDTAFIVQSCHFDFNPHRMDRYLVMAADGHVEPIVILTKTDLITQDELEQKLAIIRSTATRAKVFALSNVSGIGFDEFQQTLSPGKTYCLLGSSGVGKTTLINRLIGQDAFDTKAVSGTGEGTHTTSRRQLIVLDQGAMLIDTPGMRELGLVGAGDGVTIGFEDLFSLSANCRYANCSHEHESGCAVRAAVESGELSEDRYSSYIKLKKESEYHEMSYLDKRKKDKTFGRFIKTAKKQLKR; encoded by the coding sequence ATGAAATTGAGTGACCTGGGCTTCGACCAGTGGTTTGAAGCACATATCAGCGAGTTCCTCCCGGAAGAGGGCGGCATAGCCCGGATATCGGCCGTTGATCGCGGATCGTACCTGATAAGAAATGAATCGAGTGAAGTCCCGGCCGAAATTGCGGGTAAGCTTTCTTACCAGATCGAAAACCCGGTCGAGCTGCCATGTGTCGGAGATTGGGTGACCGTGCAATATCACAATGACGGCACGGCGGCAATTATCCGCCGGGTTTTTCCGCGAAAGACGTTCCTGCGCCGCAAAACCGCCGGCGAGAACGTGGATTTTCAAATGATTGCGGCTAACATAGACACGGCTTTCATTGTTCAATCATGCCATTTTGACTTCAATCCTCACCGCATGGACCGGTACCTGGTAATGGCGGCGGACGGACATGTCGAGCCCATTGTCATTCTCACGAAGACGGACTTGATCACGCAGGATGAATTGGAACAAAAACTTGCGATCATTAGATCCACCGCAACCAGGGCTAAAGTGTTCGCCCTCAGTAATGTCAGCGGTATCGGTTTTGACGAGTTTCAACAGACACTGTCTCCGGGAAAGACATATTGCCTGCTTGGTTCATCGGGCGTCGGGAAGACGACGCTTATCAACCGCCTGATAGGTCAGGACGCCTTTGACACAAAAGCTGTCAGCGGCACGGGAGAAGGCACCCACACGACCTCGCGCCGCCAGCTCATTGTTCTCGATCAGGGTGCAATGTTGATTGATACGCCCGGCATGCGAGAGCTGGGCCTTGTTGGTGCGGGTGATGGGGTCACCATAGGTTTTGAAGACCTTTTCAGCCTTTCCGCAAATTGCCGCTATGCGAATTGCAGCCACGAACACGAGTCCGGCTGTGCCGTCCGAGCTGCGGTAGAAAGTGGTGAATTGAGTGAAGATCGATATTCCAGCTATATCAAGCTCAAGAAAGAGTCGGAGTACCACGAGATGTCATACCTGGACAAACGGAAAAAGGACAAGACCTTCGGACGGTTTATCAAGACAGCGAAGAAGCAGTTGAAGCGCTGA
- a CDS encoding chemotaxis protein CheW: MSISSTTGVRQYLTFQLGSEVFGIDVFNVREILEFNSVTKVPKTPDYMRGVINLRGSVVPVLDMRLKFGLTETQKTVNTCVVVVEVSFDGENIVIGALVDSVQEVFEMDSSLIEPAPRIGSQLRTDFINGMGKKDDSFIIILDIAKVFSFEELAGIVEAGGSQPGEARVVNE; this comes from the coding sequence ATGAGCATTTCATCGACTACCGGCGTAAGGCAATACCTGACCTTCCAGCTTGGAAGTGAGGTCTTCGGAATAGATGTTTTCAATGTGAGGGAAATACTGGAATTCAACTCCGTCACGAAGGTACCGAAAACACCGGATTACATGAGGGGGGTTATCAACCTCCGGGGGAGCGTCGTCCCCGTCCTGGATATGAGGCTGAAGTTCGGGCTTACGGAGACTCAGAAAACCGTGAATACCTGCGTTGTTGTCGTTGAGGTGTCGTTTGACGGAGAGAACATCGTCATAGGCGCCCTCGTCGACTCCGTACAGGAGGTCTTCGAAATGGACTCCAGCCTGATCGAGCCTGCACCCAGGATAGGAAGTCAACTCAGGACCGACTTCATCAATGGCATGGGGAAGAAGGACGACAGCTTCATCATCATCCTCGACATAGCGAAGGTCTTCTCCTTTGAGGAGCTTGCCGGCATAGTGGAGGCAGGCGGGAGCCAGCCCGGCGAGGCAAGGGTGGTGAACGAATAG